In Oncorhynchus nerka isolate Pitt River linkage group LG26, Oner_Uvic_2.0, whole genome shotgun sequence, one DNA window encodes the following:
- the LOC115117304 gene encoding protein-lysine N-methyltransferase EEF2KMT-like, with protein sequence MYRSKDQTDKTEVTCIRNRADVIYNFKVSFFTMGQLPNFPWNSLERELETDSSSEMILDILKQTCLHPLCCKHPPSVRYRRLFLSQLIKRHEASGREPLDELYDALGEVLGVEEGTECYKSYLLPCGEAVSLSESTAVISEGTTGLVTWEAALYLAEWALENTHLFTDRTVLELGSGVGLTGIAVCRSCSPSSYVFSDCHLSVLHRLRDNVQLNGLDNQNSPRVCVEHLDWEEVTEKQLREIGAATVIAADVVYDPDIIGCLVKLLSKILRCSANGSPPDVYISSTIRNPDTYNSFKHQLESSGIQHEVMTGPVTHVFFYNRQATIEMIKLYI encoded by the exons ATGTATCGGTCTAAGGATCAGACCGACAAAACCGAAGTCACGTGCATAAGGAATAGAGCAGACGTTATATATAACTTTAAAGTCTCCTTTTTCACTATGGGTCAACTGCCAAATTTCCCATGGAAT tCCCTTGAAAGGGAGCTCGAGACCGACAGCTCATCAGAAATGATTCTAGATATTCTAAAGCAG ACATGCCTTCACCCACTGTGCTGTAAACATCCTCCCTCAGTAAGATATAGGAGACTGTTTCTGTCTCAGCTCATCAAAAGG CATGAAGCCAGTGGGAGGGAGCCCCTGGATGAGCTCTATGATGCACTGGGGGAAGTcctgggggtagaggaggggacagagtgcTACAAGAGCTATTTActg ccgtgTGGAGAAGCAGTGAGTCTATCAGAGAGTACAGCTGTGATCTCTGAAGGAACTACAGGCCTGGTCACATGGGAGGCTGCTCTTTACCTCGCAGAATGGGCTCTGGAGAACACACACCTCTTCACTGATAG GACAGTCCTAGAGCTGGGCAGTGGTGTAGGGTTGACTGGTATAGCAGTGTGTAGGTCCTGCAGTCCCTCCAGCTACGTGTTCAGTGACTGTCACCTCAGCGTTCTACATAGACTGAGGGACAACGTCCAGCTCAATGGGCTGGACAACCAGAACTCTCCCAGAGTGTGTGTGGAGCATCTGGACTGGGAGGAGGTGACAGAGAAGCAGCTGAGAGAGATCGGAGCCGCCACGGTCATCGCTGCAG ATGTAGTTTACGATCCAGATATCATTGGCTGTCTGGTGAAGCTTCTCTCTAAGATCCTGAGGTGTTCGGCCAATGGCAGCCCTCCTGATGTCTACATCTCCTCCACCATCAGAAACCCCGACACATATAACAGTTTTAAACACCAGCTAG AAAGTTCTGGAATCCAACATGAGGTCATGACAGGACCAGTGACCCATGTGTTCTTTTACAACAGACAAGCCACCATAGAGATGATCAAACTCTACATATaa